A DNA window from Hydrogenophaga taeniospiralis contains the following coding sequences:
- the pqqD gene encoding pyrroloquinoline quinone biosynthesis peptide chaperone PqqD, translated as MSTLPNQPKLSRRFRLQYEEAQSRWVLLYPEGMVQLNPSAAEILQRCDGERTFEGIVAELEAAFNAQGIAPEVRALLEEGQRRGWID; from the coding sequence ATGAGTACGTTGCCGAATCAACCCAAGCTCTCGCGGCGCTTCCGCCTGCAGTACGAGGAAGCGCAAAGCCGCTGGGTGTTGCTGTACCCCGAGGGCATGGTGCAGCTCAACCCATCGGCCGCTGAAATCCTGCAGCGTTGCGACGGCGAGCGGACGTTTGAAGGCATCGTCGCCGAGCTGGAAGCCGCGTTCAACGCGCAAGGCATTGCGCCCGAAGTGCGCGCACTTCTTGAGGAAGGACAACGCCGTGGCTGGATCGACTGA
- the pqqE gene encoding pyrroloquinoline quinone biosynthesis protein PqqE — MAGSTDPPTVGQPLWLLAELTYKCPLHCVFCYNPTQHAHIHDEMSTAQWVDVMRQARKLGAAQLGFSGGEPLLRDDLEELVQEAHAMGYYTNLITSGVGLTPARAQKLKDAGLDHVQLSFQDSTRELNDFLSHTKTFELKQRVAKLIKAHDWPMVMNCVLHRHNLPHVGKIIEMAVALEAEYLELANTQYYGWAWVNRDHLMPTREELVEAEAVVNRFRAEQEGKTGPKCRVLFVVPDYFEERPKACMNGWGAVFLSIAPDGLAMPCHNARDLPGLQLPNVKDTSIAEIWQRSNAFNAYRGDSWMKPTCRTCDERHKDFGGCRCQAFLITGDATETDPVCSKSAHHHKVVQVVKNAPARRNIPIVFRSDAESRLLHPEPNA; from the coding sequence GTGGCTGGATCGACTGACCCCCCCACCGTCGGCCAGCCGCTCTGGCTGCTGGCCGAGCTCACCTACAAGTGCCCGCTGCACTGCGTGTTTTGCTACAACCCCACGCAGCACGCGCACATCCACGACGAGATGAGCACCGCGCAATGGGTGGACGTGATGCGGCAGGCTCGCAAGCTGGGCGCGGCGCAATTGGGCTTTTCGGGCGGCGAGCCGCTGCTGCGCGACGACCTGGAAGAACTGGTGCAGGAAGCCCATGCCATGGGCTACTACACCAACCTCATCACCTCCGGCGTGGGCCTCACACCCGCGCGTGCGCAGAAGCTCAAAGACGCCGGGCTCGACCACGTGCAGCTCTCGTTCCAGGACTCCACCCGGGAGCTGAACGATTTTCTGAGCCACACCAAGACCTTCGAACTCAAGCAGCGCGTGGCCAAGCTGATCAAGGCGCACGACTGGCCGATGGTGATGAACTGCGTGCTGCACCGGCACAACCTGCCGCACGTGGGCAAGATCATCGAGATGGCGGTGGCACTCGAAGCCGAGTACCTGGAGCTCGCCAACACGCAGTACTACGGCTGGGCCTGGGTCAACCGGGACCATTTGATGCCCACGCGCGAAGAACTCGTGGAAGCCGAGGCCGTGGTCAACCGCTTCCGCGCCGAACAGGAAGGCAAGACCGGCCCGAAATGCCGCGTGCTGTTCGTGGTGCCCGACTACTTTGAAGAGCGGCCCAAGGCCTGCATGAACGGCTGGGGCGCGGTGTTCCTCTCTATCGCCCCCGACGGCCTGGCCATGCCCTGCCACAACGCGCGCGACCTGCCCGGCCTGCAGCTGCCCAACGTGAAAGACACGTCCATCGCCGAGATCTGGCAGCGCAGCAACGCCTTCAACGCCTACCGCGGCGACAGCTGGATGAAGCCCACCTGCCGAACCTGCGACGAACGCCATAAAGACTTTGGCGGTTGCCGCTGCCAGGCCTTCCTGATCACCGGCGACGCCACCGAGACCGACCCGGTGTGCAGCAAGTCGGCCCACCACCACAAGGTGGTGCAGGTGGTGAAGAACGCACCCGCGCGGCGCAACATCCCCATCGTGTTCCGCAGCGACGCCGAGTCGCGTCTGTTGCATCCTGAACCCAACGCATGA